A genome region from Sphingobium sp. CR2-8 includes the following:
- a CDS encoding L,D-transpeptidase: protein MLSMIFVLAMTGTAHAQGSKVSSAPELARQIDALKPGQWVWAPAIAPSGPVMIYVDLSKQIALVYRNGIRIGAATVSSGKDGHETPTGVFTILQKDATHRSSVYNNAPMPFQQRLTWDGVALHAGGLPGYPESHGCVHLPYEFARALFAMTNLGITVIVQGSAADHVHTSDNSLLVPFDVKGQPATVKPLIGEAYRWEPEAAPEGPLTIIVSKLDQRLVVLRNGIEIGRSVGQINDDDPGSHVINLVIRDGKPHWLYVGLPGHGDEDGQEVDEAILNRVRMPKRFYELVRGALKPGTTILVTNSRVGAKPLERLTIMDAVVPQP from the coding sequence ATGCTGTCCATGATCTTCGTACTGGCGATGACAGGCACGGCCCATGCCCAAGGTTCGAAAGTCAGCTCTGCCCCCGAACTGGCGCGACAGATCGACGCGCTCAAGCCTGGTCAATGGGTATGGGCGCCAGCAATCGCCCCCAGCGGCCCGGTGATGATATATGTCGACCTGTCGAAGCAGATCGCGCTCGTCTATCGCAATGGTATCCGCATTGGCGCCGCGACCGTCTCATCAGGCAAGGATGGCCATGAAACGCCGACCGGCGTCTTCACCATCCTGCAAAAGGACGCCACCCATCGGTCCAGCGTCTATAATAATGCGCCCATGCCCTTTCAGCAGCGACTGACATGGGATGGCGTGGCGCTGCATGCTGGTGGCCTGCCCGGCTATCCGGAGAGTCATGGCTGCGTTCATTTGCCCTATGAATTCGCCCGCGCCCTGTTCGCCATGACCAACCTTGGCATCACCGTCATTGTGCAGGGCAGCGCCGCCGACCATGTGCATACCAGCGATAACAGCCTTCTTGTTCCCTTCGATGTCAAGGGGCAGCCTGCAACCGTCAAGCCTCTTATCGGTGAGGCCTATCGCTGGGAACCGGAGGCCGCGCCCGAAGGTCCGTTGACGATCATCGTCTCCAAACTCGACCAACGGCTTGTCGTGCTGCGCAATGGCATAGAAATCGGGCGAAGTGTTGGGCAGATCAACGACGATGATCCCGGGTCGCATGTCATCAACCTTGTCATACGCGACGGTAAGCCGCACTGGCTCTATGTCGGCCTGCCGGGCCATGGCGATGAGGACGGACAGGAGGTCGACGAGGCCATTCTCAACCGCGTGCGAATGCCGAAACGCTTCTACGAGTTGGTACGTGGCGCCCTGAAACCCGGCACTACGATTCTGGTGACCAACTCGCGGGTCGGGGCGAAGCCGCTGGAGCGGCTCACGATTATGGATGCAGTCGTTCCACAGCCATAG
- a CDS encoding DUF5690 family protein, with the protein MRPRRTFTQRLARAHPALFALYGGLAAFAAYCSMYAFRKPFTAATYADASGWEGVIDFKIALVIAQVAGYALSKFIGVKVISEMAASRRGLAIVGLIMVSWVALLLFAILPPNWKVGALFLNGLPLGMIWGLVFGYVEGRRTSEVIAAILCASFVVSSGIVKSVGMWLMIGMGVSEYWMPAMTGALFMPLLIVAVIGLAHMPPPTPEEQAERMARPPMPAAARRAFLRDYGPGVGFLVLAYTFFTAIRDFRDNFSAEIWIDLGYAGVSSVFTASEAPIALVTLAILASLVFIRDNLRALIVIHVIVMLGAALIGLSTLAFQLGWLAPLPWMILSGLGLYLGYTPFNAMLFDRLVAATRRAGTAGFLIYVADATGYGASVVLTLLRNLPGVTLDWLHFFIWLAYAGAALCLAMASVSILYFRRKLGHANI; encoded by the coding sequence ATGAGGCCGCGACGGACGTTCACGCAGCGTCTGGCGCGGGCGCATCCAGCCCTGTTCGCTCTTTATGGCGGACTTGCCGCCTTTGCCGCCTATTGCTCCATGTATGCGTTTCGCAAGCCGTTCACCGCGGCGACCTATGCCGATGCCAGCGGCTGGGAAGGCGTGATCGATTTCAAGATCGCGCTCGTGATCGCACAGGTCGCGGGCTATGCGCTGTCCAAGTTCATCGGGGTCAAGGTGATATCCGAAATGGCGGCGTCCCGTCGCGGTCTCGCGATCGTCGGACTCATCATGGTTTCATGGGTGGCGCTGCTGCTCTTCGCTATTCTGCCGCCCAACTGGAAAGTTGGTGCGCTGTTCCTCAACGGTCTGCCGCTCGGCATGATTTGGGGACTGGTGTTCGGCTATGTCGAGGGGCGGCGTACGAGCGAGGTGATCGCGGCCATCTTGTGCGCCAGCTTCGTGGTGTCGTCGGGCATCGTGAAGTCGGTCGGCATGTGGTTGATGATCGGCATGGGCGTCAGCGAATATTGGATGCCGGCAATGACCGGCGCCCTGTTCATGCCGCTGCTGATCGTCGCGGTCATCGGCCTGGCGCACATGCCGCCCCCGACACCGGAGGAGCAGGCCGAGCGGATGGCGCGACCGCCCATGCCTGCCGCAGCGCGCCGTGCCTTTCTGCGCGACTATGGTCCGGGCGTCGGCTTTCTGGTCCTCGCTTATACATTCTTTACGGCAATCCGTGATTTTCGCGACAATTTCTCGGCCGAAATCTGGATCGACCTTGGCTATGCGGGCGTGTCGAGCGTCTTTACCGCCAGCGAGGCGCCGATCGCGCTGGTGACGCTGGCCATCCTGGCCAGTCTCGTCTTCATCCGGGACAATCTGCGTGCGCTGATCGTCATCCATGTCATCGTCATGCTGGGCGCGGCGCTGATCGGGCTGTCGACATTGGCGTTCCAGCTAGGCTGGCTTGCGCCACTCCCTTGGATGATCCTGTCGGGGCTTGGGCTATATCTGGGCTATACACCGTTTAACGCGATGCTGTTCGACCGGCTGGTCGCGGCGACGCGACGGGCGGGAACGGCCGGCTTCCTCATCTATGTCGCCGACGCGACCGGCTATGGCGCCAGCGTCGTGCTGACGCTGCTCCGCAACCTGCCGGGCGTCACGCTCGACTGGCTCCATTTCTTCATCTGGCTTGCCTATGCGGGCGCGGCGCTGTGTCTGGCCATGGCGTCCGTCTCCATCCTCTATTTCAGACGAAAGCTGGGACACGCAAATATTTAA
- a CDS encoding LuxR family transcriptional regulator has translation MATQFRRVVDAVANGDDFAAAMKGLTDQLGFQYFALTHHVDLARASGGAIHLHNYPTQWADYYHRHALGVTDPVHRASHVASVGFPWSHMAEMIPLSGRDRRILALGRAQGIGDGFTVPAVHVPGEARGSCSFANEAGRPLPHDMLPLAQFAGLFAFEGARRLWSSGSLRQTPPRPMLTDRQRDCVLWVARGKSDWEISLILQVGEETVARHIKQACERYGVNKRTYLVILTLFDGTLTFSDIFRRRYYPFPE, from the coding sequence ATGGCGACGCAGTTCAGACGCGTCGTGGATGCCGTGGCGAACGGCGATGATTTCGCAGCGGCCATGAAGGGGCTGACGGATCAGCTCGGCTTCCAATATTTTGCGCTGACGCATCATGTCGATCTCGCCAGGGCCAGTGGCGGCGCGATCCATCTGCATAATTATCCGACGCAATGGGCCGATTATTATCATCGCCATGCCCTGGGCGTGACCGATCCGGTCCACCGCGCGAGCCATGTGGCAAGCGTCGGCTTTCCCTGGTCGCACATGGCGGAGATGATCCCGTTGTCGGGCCGCGATCGTCGCATATTGGCCTTGGGTCGCGCGCAGGGCATCGGCGATGGTTTCACGGTGCCGGCGGTCCATGTGCCCGGCGAAGCGCGCGGCTCCTGCTCGTTCGCGAATGAAGCCGGACGACCGCTGCCGCATGACATGCTGCCGCTGGCGCAATTTGCGGGCCTGTTCGCGTTCGAAGGCGCGCGGCGCCTCTGGTCCAGTGGCAGCCTGCGGCAGACACCGCCGCGCCCGATGCTCACCGACCGCCAGCGGGACTGCGTGCTCTGGGTCGCACGCGGCAAGAGCGACTGGGAGATCAGCCTGATCCTGCAGGTGGGCGAAGAGACGGTAGCCCGCCATATCAAGCAGGCGTGCGAGCGCTATGGCGTGAACAAGCGGACATATCTGGTGATCCTGACGCTCTTCGACGGAACACTGACCTTCTCGGATATTTTCCGCCGCCGCTATTACCCTTTTCCGGAATAG
- a CDS encoding TonB-dependent receptor domain-containing protein yields MEKQTAGYAMATWNPGEAVTLLGGVRLEHTKTTVSGQVLVNGALENERRSNDYLAILPSLHLTYRFDSDTNLRAAITRSFARPDFGDLAPGGAFSEADLEFAGGNPDLKPTYAWNGDLLFEHYFGNDGVISAGAFYKRISNPIYDSRRIDTYRGIDGVAFLTPANGAAGDLYGLEFNVQRRLTFLPGLLSNFGVNANYTLIRSKFTLPDGREVRVPRQANNLANFALYYDDGRFSSRLAMNYKGAFIEEYGASANLDSFYGAYTSLDLTVNWQVTPKVTLFGEASNLTNQKLHYYLGNKDRPLQVEYYGPRFVLGVKAAIF; encoded by the coding sequence GTGGAAAAGCAGACGGCCGGTTACGCCATGGCGACCTGGAACCCCGGCGAGGCGGTCACGCTGCTCGGCGGCGTGCGGCTGGAACATACCAAGACGACCGTTTCGGGACAGGTTCTGGTCAACGGCGCGCTGGAAAACGAGCGGCGCTCCAACGACTATCTGGCGATCCTGCCGTCGCTGCATCTGACCTATCGCTTCGACAGCGACACCAATCTTCGTGCGGCCATCACCCGCAGCTTTGCCCGGCCCGACTTTGGCGATCTCGCGCCCGGCGGCGCGTTCAGCGAAGCCGATCTGGAATTTGCCGGCGGCAACCCGGACCTCAAGCCCACCTATGCCTGGAATGGCGACCTGTTGTTCGAACATTATTTCGGCAATGACGGCGTGATTTCGGCGGGCGCCTTTTATAAGCGGATTAGCAATCCGATTTATGACTCGCGACGGATCGACACCTATCGCGGCATTGATGGCGTCGCTTTCCTGACCCCGGCCAATGGCGCGGCGGGCGATCTTTACGGCCTGGAGTTCAACGTGCAGCGCCGGCTGACCTTCCTGCCCGGCCTGCTGTCCAACTTCGGCGTCAATGCGAACTATACCCTCATCCGCTCCAAGTTCACGCTCCCCGATGGACGCGAGGTGCGAGTACCGCGACAGGCCAATAATCTGGCGAACTTTGCACTTTATTATGACGACGGCCGTTTCTCCAGCCGCCTGGCGATGAACTACAAGGGCGCATTCATTGAGGAATATGGGGCCAGCGCCAATCTGGACAGCTTTTATGGCGCCTATACCAGCCTCGATCTGACGGTGAACTGGCAGGTGACGCCGAAGGTGACGCTGTTCGGTGAAGCGAGCAATCTTACCAATCAGAAGCTGCATTATTATCTGGGCAACAAGGATCGTCCGTTGCAGGTCGAATATTATGGCCCCCGCTTCGTGCTGGGCGTGAAGGCCGCGATTTTCTGA
- a CDS encoding phytanoyl-CoA dioxygenase family protein, which produces MTVSITLTQAIARHATELKTQGYCLVPDALPAAAIAALDDDLAGDFARTPFGQGHFYGETTKRFGRLLIRSDHARALVQHDLILGIVETILSPWCDCIQLNTTQAIAIHPGAPAQFPHRDHKRGSQASAPPSRRGTRLTS; this is translated from the coding sequence ATGACCGTCTCCATCACGCTCACCCAAGCGATCGCGCGCCACGCGACCGAACTTAAGACGCAAGGCTATTGCCTCGTCCCGGATGCCCTGCCGGCCGCGGCCATCGCGGCGCTCGACGACGATCTGGCCGGCGATTTCGCCCGCACGCCCTTTGGGCAGGGCCATTTCTACGGCGAAACCACCAAGCGCTTCGGTCGGCTCCTGATCCGGTCCGACCATGCCAGGGCTCTGGTCCAGCATGACCTGATACTCGGCATCGTCGAGACGATCCTGTCGCCCTGGTGCGACTGCATTCAGCTGAACACGACCCAGGCGATCGCCATCCATCCCGGCGCCCCGGCCCAGTTCCCCCACCGGGATCATAAGCGAGGTTCTCAAGCCTCGGCGCCGCCTTCGCGACGCGGAACAAGACTAACATCCTGA
- the phnX gene encoding phosphonoacetaldehyde hydrolase has protein sequence MMSDIVAVLFDWAGTMIDFGSRAPVMAMHQVFEAAGVPADEATIRRYMGMAKREHVVAILSEDAMAMRWMAAKGSAWTQADVDAIMVDLEPAMAHSASLCRDLIPGAATAASALGHKGIKVGSTTGYTRTMMADIIPAAAEQGYAPDAIVCAGETALGRPAPLMLWQAMAQLSAWPAGRCVAVDDAPVGIAAGRNAGLWTIGLAGSGNGVGLAYDDFMSLSADDRSARMAPVMVEFAAAGADFVIESVADLCIAIRLIEEALVKGEQPGSAPTRMLIGHNA, from the coding sequence ATGATGTCGGATATTGTCGCGGTCCTGTTCGACTGGGCTGGTACGATGATCGATTTCGGATCGCGTGCCCCCGTGATGGCCATGCACCAGGTTTTCGAAGCGGCCGGTGTTCCCGCCGACGAGGCCACCATCCGCCGTTATATGGGCATGGCCAAGCGCGAGCATGTGGTCGCCATCCTGTCCGAGGACGCCATGGCGATGCGCTGGATGGCGGCGAAGGGCAGCGCGTGGACGCAGGCCGATGTCGACGCGATCATGGTCGATCTGGAACCTGCCATGGCCCATAGTGCAAGTCTCTGCCGTGATCTCATTCCGGGCGCAGCGACAGCGGCTTCCGCCTTGGGTCACAAAGGGATCAAGGTCGGTTCGACCACCGGCTACACCCGCACGATGATGGCGGACATCATCCCCGCTGCCGCCGAGCAGGGTTATGCGCCCGACGCGATCGTGTGCGCTGGCGAAACTGCGCTGGGCCGCCCTGCGCCGCTGATGCTGTGGCAAGCGATGGCGCAATTGTCCGCATGGCCGGCGGGGCGCTGCGTCGCCGTCGATGACGCGCCGGTCGGGATCGCCGCTGGCCGAAACGCGGGGCTATGGACCATCGGCCTTGCCGGATCGGGCAATGGCGTAGGGCTGGCCTATGATGATTTCATGAGCTTGTCCGCCGACGACCGGTCCGCGCGCATGGCGCCGGTGATGGTCGAGTTCGCGGCGGCCGGAGCGGATTTTGTGATCGAAAGCGTCGCTGACCTGTGCATTGCGATCCGCCTGATCGAGGAAGCGCTGGTCAAGGGCGAGCAACCCGGGTCTGCGCCGACCCGGATGTTGATCGGCCACAACGCGTGA
- a CDS encoding acyl-homoserine-lactone synthase yields the protein MLHIRQSAARPASDAVLRSMFAARKSVFVDLLKWDVPVLADSYEIDQYDDAHATYLILADPDGTHLGSARLLPTTGPHILGDFYPDLCEQAPPQAPDIQEITRFCLDRRLRAAERRQVRDTLVTALVDHALAHGIIAYSAIAEMGWLQQILAFGWHCTPLGPPRRIDGTMLGALRIDIASDTKALLAERGIVASPLRIHQRVAA from the coding sequence ATGTTGCATATCCGTCAATCCGCTGCGCGACCGGCCTCGGACGCCGTCCTGCGTTCGATGTTCGCCGCCCGCAAATCCGTCTTTGTCGACCTGCTCAAATGGGACGTGCCGGTGCTCGCCGACAGCTATGAGATCGATCAATATGACGACGCGCATGCGACCTATCTGATCCTGGCCGACCCTGACGGGACCCATCTGGGATCAGCCCGACTCCTGCCCACGACAGGCCCCCATATATTGGGCGATTTCTATCCCGACCTGTGTGAGCAGGCACCGCCGCAGGCACCGGACATCCAGGAAATCACCCGCTTCTGCCTGGATCGCCGCCTGCGGGCGGCGGAGCGGCGGCAGGTCCGCGATACGCTGGTGACCGCCCTGGTCGATCATGCCCTGGCGCACGGCATCATCGCCTATAGCGCCATTGCCGAGATGGGCTGGTTGCAGCAGATCCTTGCCTTTGGCTGGCACTGCACGCCGCTTGGCCCGCCGCGCAGGATCGACGGGACCATGCTCGGCGCGCTCCGCATCGACATTGCGTCGGACACAAAGGCGTTGTTGGCTGAGCGCGGCATTGTTGCGTCGCCGCTGCGCATCCACCAGCGCGTCGCTGCCTGA
- a CDS encoding TIGR03364 family FAD-dependent oxidoreductase — translation MDREFDVAVVGRGIVGLAHALAAARTGKRVVVIDRHARATGASIRNFGFVTVTGQERSEMWPLARRARDVWANVAPRAGIAIEQTGLVLPVRRQAAAAVLEAFMATEMGEGCQLLTDRQLRTLDAETPFQPCEAALVSPHELRVEARDAIPKIAAWLERDMGVTFAPPATVTACDNGRVVTSAGDYRAAAIFICPGDDLNALFPQVMAAHAVTRCKLQMLRLAAPGYRLARPVMSDLGLTRYEGYSALPEAAPLATQLQAEQGAFLDAGIHLIAVQSADGSLVVGDSHDYGDAPDPFHHERIDALMLEEFSAVLGKAPPVIERWVGIYASSPKQNWFTKAVAPGVHVTAVTCGAGMSTAFAIGERVVGAALNAPIKEIA, via the coding sequence ATGGACAGGGAATTTGACGTTGCGGTGGTCGGCCGCGGCATAGTAGGGCTTGCCCATGCGCTGGCGGCGGCGCGGACCGGCAAGCGTGTGGTCGTGATCGACCGCCATGCCCGTGCGACTGGTGCCAGCATCCGCAATTTCGGATTCGTCACCGTGACGGGCCAGGAACGATCCGAGATGTGGCCGCTCGCGCGGCGCGCACGCGACGTATGGGCGAATGTTGCGCCGCGTGCGGGCATCGCCATCGAGCAGACCGGCCTTGTCCTGCCCGTGCGGCGTCAGGCTGCCGCTGCCGTTCTGGAGGCCTTCATGGCCACCGAAATGGGCGAGGGCTGTCAGCTTCTGACCGACCGTCAGTTACGCACGCTCGACGCCGAGACGCCGTTTCAGCCGTGCGAAGCGGCTTTGGTCAGTCCGCACGAACTGCGCGTGGAAGCCCGCGATGCCATACCCAAGATAGCTGCGTGGCTGGAACGGGACATGGGCGTCACCTTCGCGCCGCCTGCCACGGTGACCGCCTGCGACAACGGGCGCGTCGTCACGAGCGCAGGCGACTATCGCGCCGCTGCCATATTCATATGCCCCGGCGACGATCTGAACGCGCTGTTCCCGCAGGTCATGGCGGCCCATGCAGTCACGCGCTGCAAGTTGCAGATGCTGCGCCTCGCCGCGCCCGGCTATCGGCTTGCGCGGCCGGTGATGAGCGACCTCGGGCTCACCAGATACGAAGGCTATTCCGCCCTGCCGGAAGCCGCGCCGCTCGCGACCCAGTTGCAGGCGGAGCAAGGGGCTTTCCTCGATGCGGGCATTCACTTGATCGCCGTGCAGTCGGCCGACGGGTCGCTGGTCGTGGGCGACAGCCATGACTATGGCGACGCCCCCGACCCCTTCCATCATGAGCGCATCGACGCCTTGATGCTGGAAGAGTTTTCTGCTGTGCTGGGCAAGGCCCCGCCGGTTATCGAACGCTGGGTGGGCATTTACGCCTCATCCCCCAAGCAGAACTGGTTCACCAAGGCCGTTGCGCCCGGCGTCCATGTCACGGCTGTGACTTGCGGCGCTGGCATGTCCACCGCCTTCGCCATTGGCGAACGGGTGGTCGGCGCGGCGCTCAATGCCCCGATCAAGGAGATTGCATGA
- a CDS encoding tyrosine-type recombinase/integrase has protein sequence MLTDQMLATLVARDKLIKKSDGGGLHIVVMPSGKKRWRLAYRFDGKQKTVDGGEYPAVSLHRARVWGEEMKALVSQGTDPIDHRKEARFQVVADRTTFAMLAHEWMEARRPAWSPRYARLIEGRLNNDILPIIGDKPVRSILPRTMLEALRVIEARGSFEMAHRITNHCSEIFRFGIPDGRCESDPCRDLSSAMIKPPPVRHRAKIEIKDLPEFYARLNADGGSQLSHLALRWTILTMVRTQETRFAQWTEFEGLGSEEPLWRIPPERMKMRSEHLVPLPPQAVDLLRQIRDINKYGKVGNERLGKYLFPVAGSRSDVISENRMLDVMYRMGLRGKATVHGFRSLGSAVLNESGLFMPDWIAMQLAHMPRGVRGVYNPARYLQHRRKMMDWWAKYLDAAEEAAPMALEGFKVAQRKQEKTLAWFQTSW, from the coding sequence ATGCTGACCGATCAAATGCTCGCCACTCTGGTGGCCCGCGACAAGCTCATCAAAAAGTCCGACGGTGGCGGCTTGCACATCGTGGTGATGCCGTCTGGGAAGAAGCGCTGGCGTCTCGCCTATCGCTTCGATGGCAAGCAGAAAACTGTCGATGGCGGCGAGTATCCCGCTGTCAGCCTGCACCGTGCGCGCGTCTGGGGCGAAGAGATGAAGGCGCTCGTCTCGCAAGGCACCGATCCCATCGACCATAGGAAGGAAGCCAGGTTTCAGGTCGTGGCCGACCGGACCACGTTCGCCATGCTGGCACATGAATGGATGGAGGCGCGTCGTCCGGCTTGGTCCCCGCGCTACGCCCGGCTGATAGAGGGGCGGCTCAACAATGATATTCTCCCTATTATAGGGGACAAGCCTGTCCGCTCCATCCTTCCACGCACGATGCTCGAAGCATTGCGCGTGATCGAGGCGCGCGGGTCGTTCGAAATGGCCCATCGCATCACGAACCATTGCAGCGAAATATTTCGTTTCGGCATCCCGGACGGACGCTGCGAGAGCGATCCATGCCGGGACCTTTCATCAGCGATGATCAAGCCCCCGCCGGTCCGGCACCGCGCCAAGATCGAGATCAAGGACCTTCCTGAATTCTATGCACGTCTCAACGCAGACGGCGGCTCGCAACTGAGCCACCTCGCATTGCGATGGACGATCCTTACCATGGTGCGGACACAAGAAACGCGATTTGCGCAATGGACAGAGTTTGAGGGGCTGGGAAGCGAAGAGCCGCTCTGGCGCATACCGCCGGAGCGCATGAAAATGCGTTCCGAGCATCTTGTGCCCCTGCCCCCGCAGGCCGTCGATCTTTTGCGCCAAATCCGGGACATTAATAAATATGGCAAAGTCGGCAATGAGCGGCTGGGGAAATATCTGTTCCCGGTTGCTGGCTCCCGATCGGACGTCATCAGCGAAAACCGCATGCTCGATGTCATGTATCGAATGGGCCTACGCGGCAAGGCCACGGTCCACGGCTTTCGATCCCTTGGCAGTGCCGTCTTGAATGAGTCCGGTCTCTTCATGCCAGACTGGATAGCAATGCAGCTCGCGCATATGCCGCGCGGGGTCAGGGGGGTCTATAACCCGGCGCGTTATCTGCAGCATCGCCGTAAAATGATGGATTGGTGGGCGAAATATCTGGATGCAGCTGAAGAGGCCGCACCGATGGCCCTCGAAGGTTTTAAAGTCGCCCAACGCAAGCAGGAGAAAACCTTGGCTTGGTTTCAGACGTCATGGTGA
- a CDS encoding 2-hydroxyacid dehydrogenase, which produces MRVTIFGTRSYDRQFLTAANADHGHELRFVEAGLDPLTARLATGSDAVCAFVNDCLDAEVIEQLAGLGIRIVALRCAGYNNVDLETAARRGIAVTRVPAYSPHAVAEFTIGLLLALDRKIHRAWSRVRENNYALDGLVGRNLHGRVMGIVGTGQIGALVARTLRAGFVCAVLASDPVVDPELEAIGVRYTSVDRLLREADVISLHCPLTPDTRHMINAETLAQARPGLVLVNTSRGALIETKALIDALKARSIGGVALDVYEQEAGIFFDDLSSEIIDDDLLQRLLTFPNVLVTGHQAFLTEEALAAIAQTTLGSLSSFEKGLPLAHQILPAEQVGQRLP; this is translated from the coding sequence ATGCGCGTCACGATATTCGGCACTCGCAGCTATGACCGGCAGTTCCTGACGGCCGCGAATGCGGATCATGGCCATGAACTCCGGTTTGTGGAGGCTGGCCTCGACCCGCTCACCGCCCGGCTGGCTACGGGCAGCGATGCGGTTTGTGCTTTCGTCAACGATTGCCTCGACGCCGAAGTGATCGAGCAACTGGCGGGCCTAGGCATCCGTATCGTCGCTCTGCGCTGCGCCGGCTACAATAATGTCGATCTTGAAACCGCAGCAAGGCGGGGCATCGCCGTCACGCGGGTTCCTGCCTATTCGCCCCATGCCGTGGCGGAATTCACCATCGGCCTGCTGCTGGCGCTGGACCGCAAAATCCATAGGGCATGGTCGCGCGTCAGGGAAAATAATTACGCGCTAGACGGTCTGGTCGGGCGCAATCTCCATGGGCGTGTCATGGGTATAGTGGGGACCGGTCAGATCGGCGCCCTGGTCGCCAGAACCCTGCGCGCAGGCTTTGTTTGTGCGGTGTTGGCCAGCGACCCAGTCGTCGATCCGGAACTGGAAGCGATTGGAGTCCGCTATACGAGCGTGGACAGGCTGCTGCGGGAGGCCGATGTCATCAGCCTGCATTGTCCGCTGACGCCCGATACCCGGCACATGATCAATGCCGAGACGCTGGCGCAGGCTCGTCCCGGCCTGGTCCTCGTCAACACCAGCCGCGGTGCGCTGATCGAAACCAAGGCGCTAATCGACGCGCTCAAGGCCCGCTCGATCGGCGGCGTTGCTCTCGATGTCTACGAACAGGAAGCAGGCATTTTCTTCGATGACCTCTCCAGCGAGATCATCGACGACGATCTGCTCCAGCGTCTGTTGACCTTTCCGAACGTGCTGGTGACGGGCCATCAGGCGTTCCTGACCGAGGAAGCCTTGGCCGCGATCGCGCAAACGACGCTGGGGAGCCTGTCGAGTTTCGAGAAGGGCTTGCCGCTGGCGCATCAAATCCTGCCTGCCGAACAGGTTGGTCAGCGCCTGCCATGA
- a CDS encoding transcriptional regulator domain-containing protein: MNLPTGERPSRDWRDAAGYARLRGIDRAGLMWEWLRRDPDYIAWHVRASTATRGIDPDPLPWGLHFRRASEPRSARGPDHLACRFRSGDDGRRRHPR; this comes from the coding sequence GTGAATTTGCCGACCGGCGAACGCCCTTCGCGCGATTGGCGGGATGCCGCAGGCTATGCGCGACTGCGCGGGATCGACCGGGCCGGCCTCATGTGGGAATGGCTGCGCCGCGATCCCGATTATATCGCCTGGCATGTGCGGGCCAGTACGGCCACGCGCGGCATCGATCCCGACCCGCTCCCTTGGGGGCTGCACTTTCGCCGAGCATCCGAGCCGCGCAGCGCCCGAGGCCCGGATCATCTGGCATGCCGATTTCGATCCGGGGACGATGGCCGTCGCCGCCATCCCCGCTGA
- a CDS encoding LysR family transcriptional regulator yields MSVNFLHLRSFYAVASERSVSKAARRLNISQPTLSKQLKALEDRYKVKLIEGMRPPLTLTTAGHELFDKAQKLFGIADEIGALLGEDDIDSGALLRLGTDSPPYAAEFMAAFKTEVPNAHFRVTIANAMQTNELLLKAQVDIGIICEPPIETDYTYTPLYADRLVAILPASWPDDGLKLFPIARLAQEVILVREATSRTLAAMNRLLADAEIAPGQTMELHTREMIREGVAQGIGMSLMFEKECPPDSRIRVLPLDTRSSLIEVKGYLAVRTERKRMPLIRQSLAIAKRLAER; encoded by the coding sequence TTGAGCGTCAATTTCCTGCATCTGCGCAGCTTTTATGCGGTCGCCAGCGAACGCAGCGTCAGCAAGGCCGCACGGCGGCTCAACATCTCGCAGCCGACCTTATCCAAACAGTTGAAGGCATTGGAGGATCGCTACAAGGTCAAGCTGATCGAAGGGATGCGCCCACCACTGACGCTGACCACTGCCGGGCACGAACTGTTCGACAAAGCGCAGAAACTGTTCGGGATCGCCGATGAGATCGGCGCGCTGCTGGGCGAAGACGACATCGACAGCGGCGCGCTGCTGCGCCTGGGTACTGACAGTCCGCCCTATGCCGCCGAGTTCATGGCCGCGTTCAAGACGGAAGTTCCCAATGCGCATTTTCGCGTGACGATCGCCAACGCCATGCAGACCAACGAGCTGCTACTGAAGGCGCAGGTGGACATCGGCATCATCTGCGAACCGCCGATCGAAACGGACTATACCTACACGCCACTTTATGCAGACCGACTGGTGGCGATTTTGCCGGCGTCATGGCCGGACGATGGATTGAAGCTGTTCCCGATTGCGCGGCTGGCGCAGGAAGTGATTTTGGTCCGTGAAGCCACGTCGCGCACGCTGGCGGCCATGAACCGACTTCTGGCCGATGCGGAAATCGCACCGGGCCAGACGATGGAACTGCACACACGTGAAATGATCCGGGAGGGCGTCGCTCAGGGCATCGGCATGAGCCTGATGTTCGAGAAGGAATGCCCGCCCGACAGCCGCATAAGGGTGCTACCGCTCGATACGCGCTCATCCCTGATCGAGGTGAAAGGCTATCTGGCTGTGCGGACTGAACGCAAGCGCATGCCGTTGATCCGCCAGTCGCTGGCAATCGCCAAGAGGTTGGCAGAACGCTGA